The following coding sequences are from one Panthera leo isolate Ple1 chromosome E1, P.leo_Ple1_pat1.1, whole genome shotgun sequence window:
- the LOC122206693 gene encoding olfactory receptor 3A1-like, with product MDPESRTNGTAVTEFILLGLVETPGLRPVVFVVFLLAYLLTVGGNLSILAAILVENKLHTPMYFFLGNLSVLDVGCITVTVPSMLARLLSHKHTVPYGACLTQLFFFHQLAGVDCFLLTAMAYDRFLAICQPLTYSTRMSQTIQRILVAVSWALAFTNALTHTVAISTLNFCGPSVINHFYCDLPQLFQLSCSSTQLNELLLFGLGILMAGAPVILIVTSYIHVAAAVLRIRSAEGRKKAFSTCGSHLTVVGIFYGTGVFSYMRLGSVEASDKDKGIGILNTVISPMLNPLIYSLRNPDVQGALWQVLTGKRALA from the coding sequence ATGGACCCAGAATCCAGGACCAATGGAACAGCTGTTACTGAGTTCATCCTGCTGGGCTTAGTGGAGACACCAGGGCTACGGCCAGTTGTCTTTGTAGTCTTCCTCTTAGCCTATCTGCTCACTGTTGGGGGCAACCTCAGCATCCTGGCCGCCATCTTGGTAGagaacaaactccacacccccatgtacttcttcctggggAACCTATCAGTGCTGGACGTTGGGTGTATCACCGTCACTGTTCCTTCAATGTTGGCTCGTCTCCTGTCCCACAAGCATACCGTTCCCTATGGAGCCTGCCTCACacagcttttcttctttcatcaGTTGGCTGGTGTGGACTGCTTCCTGTTGACAGCCATGGCCTATGACCGATTCCTGGCCATCTGCCAGCCCCTCACCTACAGCACCCGAATGAGCCAGACAATCCAGAGGATATTGGTGGCTGTGTCCTGGGCTTTAGCCTTCACTAATGCACTGACCCACACAGTAGCCATATCCACCCTGAACTTCTGTGGTCCCAGTGTGATCAATCACTTCTACTGTGACCTCCCACAGCTCTTCCAGCTCTCTTGCTCCAGCACCCAACTCAATGAGCTGCTACTCTTTGGTCTGGGTATCCTCATGGCGGGTGCACCTGTGATTCTCATTGTCACCTCCTACATCCATGTGGCAGCTGCAGTCCTACGAATCCGTTCTGCTGAGGGCAGGAAGAAAGCCTTCTCCACATGTGGTTCTCACCTCACTGTGGTTGGCATATTCTATGGGACAGGTGTCTTCAGCTACATGAGGCTGGGCTCAGTGGAAGCTTCAGACAAAGACAAAGGGATTGGCATCCTCAACACTGTCATCAGCCCCATGCTGAACCCACTCATCTACAGCCTTCGGAACCCTGATGTACAGGGGGCTCTGTGGCAGGTGCTCACGGGGAAGCGAGCCCTTGCATAA